ATCTGCGTTTTTCTTCTGGACCTCCTGGACAGCTGCGACAAATCGCGCGGACGAACAGATCAGTTTTACGAATAACTGGCCTCATGAACCGCTAGTCGGTAATCGGCCCACAGGCGATACCATTGTCTGGACTGGCGTGAGCATCATTATGCTGCTCGCAGGCATTTCCGCACTGGCCTCCTGGTATGCATCGAAGCGGGAGGAAACAGAACCAGAGTTAAACATCCCCGAATCTGATCCACTGGCGCTCTGGGAAGCCACCCCCTCGCAACGGGCGACAATTAAATATTTCTGGATCGTTTCTGCCTTAATTCTCGTGCAGATGCTTCTAGGCGTGATCACAGCCCACTTCGGGGTGGAAGGGGATGGATTTTATGGTTTCCCGCTGTCCGACTGGTTACCCTACAGTGTGACCCGTACCTGGCACATTCAAATTGGTCTGTTCTGGATTGCCACGGCCTGGCTGGCAGCAGGACTGTTTATTGGACCATTGGTGAGTAACCATGAACCAAAGGGGCAGACAGTGGGCATCAATATTCTGTTTGGTGCTTTATTAATTGTCGTATTTGGTTCGTTGGCTGGCGAATGGCTCAGTATCCACAACAAGATGACTGACACGGTTTCATTTTATTTTGGTCATCAGGGTTATGAATATGTCGATCTGGGACGCGTCTGGCAGATCGGGTTAATGATCGGACTCCTGCTCTGGCTGGGGCTTATGATTCGTGCCCTGCTCCCGGCACTCAAGCAGTCCGGTCAACAAAGACATCTCGTCGCGCTGTTAACTGTGGCATCCGGTGCCATTGCGTTGTTCTATGGTGCCGGCCTGACCTGGGGACAGCACTCCCACTTGTCAATGGTTGAATATTGGCGCTGGTGGGTAGTGCATTTATGGGTGGAAGGTTTTTTTGAAGTCTTTGCCACAACCGTCATCGCCTTCACTTTTATGAGACTGAATCTGATTCGTCCTCAGGTCGCCGCGGGTGCAGCACTGTTGTCTGCAACGATTTTCCTGTCTGGCGGGATCATCGGTACCTGCCATCATCTCTATTTTTCCGGAACCCCCACCGTGGCACTGGTCTGGGGATCGGTCTTCAGTGCACTGGAAGTTGTGCCCCTGGTCCTGGTGGGCTTCGATGCGATGGAGGACTTAAGGCGTTCGAGATCGTCACGGTGGGTGCAGAAATATAAATGGCCCATCTACTTTTTTATCGCTGTTGCCTTCTGGAACATGATTGGCGCGGGACTGTTTGGATTTATGATCAATCCCCCCATCGCCTTATATTATATGCAGGGGCTCAACACGACACCGCTGCATGGACACGCCGCACTGTTTGGTGTATACGGTATGCTGGGCATCGGGTTAATGTTGCTCTGTCTGCGAGTACTGATTCCCGGCAAGGAATGGAAAGAAGGTGCACTGCGGTTTTCATTCTGGTCGTTAAATATCGGACTGATGGCGATATGTCTGTTAAGTCTGCTGCCCGTTGGTCTGCTGCAGACCAAAGCTTCAGTGGAACATGGTTACTGGTTCGCCCGCAGCAGTGAATTCATGCAAAGCGATCTGATGCAGGTTCTCCGCTGGATGCGTGTCCCCGGCGATACGATCTTTTTCCTGGGCGCGGTCGCATTGGTCATTTTTATTGCTGGCCTGAAAACAGGTCATTCATTCAGGAGTACAGAATAATGTCGATTCCTCATAGTCAACCTGGAGAACTGGTGAATGTCCAACCTTTGGGTGATGCGTTGACCAGTCAGAAAACATATACCATTTCCAAGACAGACGACCTGGAACTGATCCGCCTGATTCTTCCCGCGGGCAAAATCATCCCTACACACAGAACACCAGGTCAGATCACGGTACAATGTATCGAAGGCCAGGTACTTTTTTCTACCATGGGTCAGGAACTGAATCTGGAAGCAGGTCAGTTGCTGTTTCTGCTTCCAGGAGTACCACACTCCGTACAGGCAGTGACAGACTCCTCACTCTTACTGACGTTGGTCCTGCAGCATAAATAGCAGGCAGAGAGCAGAAAGCTCGCAAAAGTTTCCGGATTAAGAGAGCTGTTTTACCAGAAATTTTTTCAGGATCGGAACATGGCTGTGTTCGACATCCTTGACGGCTGTCAGCAGTGTGAATTTTGATACTTCTATCTTCTTGATGATTCCCTGGATCTCAGTAAGATTTGATTCTAACTCGCTCCTGTACCGACGGGAAAATTCTTGATAGTCACGCGTTTCTGCGTGAAACCATTTCCGCAATTCGGTGGAAGGTGCCAGCTCTTTGGCCCACAGATCAATGTGGGCATCCGCTTTTGCCACGCCGCGCGGCCAGAGTCGATCAGCAAGAATCCGATAGCCATCACTTTCGACTGGTTCTTCATAAATGCGTTTGATCTGAATTTTCGCAGGCATGAACTGGACCACTGTCTCAAAATGCGCTCATTTGTCAGGGACTTCCAGGCGGCAGCAGCCGAAGTCGAGATGCTGTTTCCCGGCTTTGCTGACGGCTGAGACTTCCGGATGCAGATTGTAGACTACGAAGCGGCCTTCCTTGCGTTTGGTCACCAGTTTCGCATGATACAGAATTCCCAGATGATGAGAGACATTGACGACCTCTTCTTCCAGTTGTTCGGCGATATCACTGACAGCCCGCTCACCATCTCGCAGCAGATCAATAATTCGCAGACGAATGGGTTCTCCCAGCGCTTTTAATTTCTCTGCACACAAGTCGGACTGGAGCCGATCTTTAGACATAACTTTACCATCGCCCGCAAAATGAAAGATCTCCCCCGTTCCTTCGACCAGCTGAATTGCCCAGGCAATCCGCATTCGCGGGGAATTCGACTCAGATTATATCAAAAAACTCGCGTCTGGACAGCTCCAGAAAATTGTTCATTTTTTGTTTCATTCACAATTCGCGTATTTTCCCAGTACTGTCCATGTAAATGAGTCACATCAGGATACTCTTCACTCATAATATCATGATTTTCAGGGCTTATTATTTCTAATTCCGATACCATAATACATTAAATTTTCTTCCTGAATAAAACGGACATCAACTGAAATGAACTGGCTCGACTGGTACAACACACTTTCCAAACCCGACTGGACTCCAGAACCGTCAACAATCAGTCTGATCTGGCAGATTTTATATCCGATTATCCTGATCTCATTTGGATACGTATTTATCCAAGTGGGAAAAGGATCTATTCCCAAAGTGAAAGCGATCCCCTTTGTGATCAACTTGATCGCAAATCTGAGTTTTACGCCTCTGTTGTTCGGGCTCAGAAACTTACCACTGGCAACTCTGGATATTCTGATAGTCTGGTTTAGCATTCTCTGGATGGCTTTCTCGATCTGGCGTCATTCCCGTTGGGTGGCATTCGCTCAGGTCCCCTATTTCATCTGGGTTTCGATCGCTACCCTGCTGCAGATCAGTATCACTTATCTGAACTGGAAAGTCTGAGTCTTTGAAGAACCCCGCTAACACCTCAAATAAAATTCGTCTGGGACTCTGCTGCCAGTTTCTGGAGGAGCCGATCAAATTTCGTAATACCACCGTCAAAGCCAGCAGCCAGATGGAACGTACCGCGGCGCTGGAAAAACTGGCGCGGCTCTGCAGGGAAAACGCACTGGCACTTCAGTCCTCGCTCGGATTCTGTGCTTCGCATGGCATCGGCTGCTTTCGCATTAACAGTCAGATTCTGCCTTTAAAAACGCATCCGGAATGCGGTTACGAGATGAGCGACCTGCCTGAAGGAGAAGAAATTGTCGAGCTCTTTCTGGAATGTGGTACGTTTGCCCGCGAACATGACATTCGCACCTGTTTTCA
The sequence above is a segment of the Gimesia algae genome. Coding sequences within it:
- a CDS encoding nitric-oxide reductase large subunit, with protein sequence MKKLWFAFTCVMGFSFLVLGWIGTRIYQEMPPIPERVVTTDGQSLIKPNEVSAGQNVWQSLGGMEVGSVWGHGSYVAPDWTADWLHREAVFILNEWSQADYENEFENLSVEQQAQLTARLTQLMRTNTFDPTSGTVTVAPVRARAFESNLKHYTDVFSAGQPDYAIPAGAVTDPDRLHKLSAFFFWTSWTAATNRADEQISFTNNWPHEPLVGNRPTGDTIVWTGVSIIMLLAGISALASWYASKREETEPELNIPESDPLALWEATPSQRATIKYFWIVSALILVQMLLGVITAHFGVEGDGFYGFPLSDWLPYSVTRTWHIQIGLFWIATAWLAAGLFIGPLVSNHEPKGQTVGINILFGALLIVVFGSLAGEWLSIHNKMTDTVSFYFGHQGYEYVDLGRVWQIGLMIGLLLWLGLMIRALLPALKQSGQQRHLVALLTVASGAIALFYGAGLTWGQHSHLSMVEYWRWWVVHLWVEGFFEVFATTVIAFTFMRLNLIRPQVAAGAALLSATIFLSGGIIGTCHHLYFSGTPTVALVWGSVFSALEVVPLVLVGFDAMEDLRRSRSSRWVQKYKWPIYFFIAVAFWNMIGAGLFGFMINPPIALYYMQGLNTTPLHGHAALFGVYGMLGIGLMLLCLRVLIPGKEWKEGALRFSFWSLNIGLMAICLLSLLPVGLLQTKASVEHGYWFARSSEFMQSDLMQVLRWMRVPGDTIFFLGAVALVIFIAGLKTGHSFRSTE
- a CDS encoding cupin domain-containing protein; protein product: MSIPHSQPGELVNVQPLGDALTSQKTYTISKTDDLELIRLILPAGKIIPTHRTPGQITVQCIEGQVLFSTMGQELNLEAGQLLFLLPGVPHSVQAVTDSSLLLTLVLQHK
- a CDS encoding DUF488 domain-containing protein; protein product: MPAKIQIKRIYEEPVESDGYRILADRLWPRGVAKADAHIDLWAKELAPSTELRKWFHAETRDYQEFSRRYRSELESNLTEIQGIIKKIEVSKFTLLTAVKDVEHSHVPILKKFLVKQLS
- a CDS encoding ArsR/SmtB family transcription factor gives rise to the protein MRIAWAIQLVEGTGEIFHFAGDGKVMSKDRLQSDLCAEKLKALGEPIRLRIIDLLRDGERAVSDIAEQLEEEVVNVSHHLGILYHAKLVTKRKEGRFVVYNLHPEVSAVSKAGKQHLDFGCCRLEVPDK
- a CDS encoding TspO/MBR family protein, with translation MNWLDWYNTLSKPDWTPEPSTISLIWQILYPIILISFGYVFIQVGKGSIPKVKAIPFVINLIANLSFTPLLFGLRNLPLATLDILIVWFSILWMAFSIWRHSRWVAFAQVPYFIWVSIATLLQISITYLNWKV